TTTGGGCGGAGAAGGTCTGCGTTTTGAGCATTGTGGCCGCGTCGGTTTCCGACACATAAAGCGACTTATCTTTTTCGCCAGCGTCGGTCAGGAGTTTATTGTAAAAGTTGATGGAATGCGAAATCGGTACTGAGCCCGTATAGCCGTCGTGAATGCCGGCATAGATTTGCAGGATGCTCTTTTTACGTTTTTTAAGGGACGTTTTCCAATACAACGGAGAACGCTCTTTGGCTTTTTGGGCATCAAATACCTCGCCGGCACCGGTACATTTGATGATCTCCGGGCCATACCTGTTTTTTCGTTCCACTGATTCACCATACCAGGCTGACAGGTCTGAAATGGACGACCAGGCCGAAAATGAAGCGATGGCATGCCGAGACTTCATGTACATTGCCAGGGTAGCAAAGCCTCCCCCGCTGTTGCCCACGACGTAAATCTTCTTTTTATCCACCTTCATGTTTTTCAGCGCCCAGTCAATGGCCTCGTCAATATCGGCCATTACAAACTCGCTGCAACAGGCCTTGGGATGATTGTTGACACCCCGAAAGTTGGGAAAAATATAGTTCCAGCCTTTGGTCCGGGCCTGTACCGCTACCATATCTTTCTGAGAATCGGCCGTATTGCTCCAGGAGTGCAATTCTACCACTAAGGGTTGCGGCGAAGATTCCGTAGATTTATCATAATAAAAGACCTGTACATTTCCGTCCAACGAGGATCGAATACTGTCTTTTTGTAAGAAGTCCGGGCGTTGGGGGGCTTGGCACCTGCCCGAAACGGCCAATGCCAGGACAGTGATGATCAACAGAAGCTTTTCCTTCATTTTCTTTTTTATACATGTGTCAACGATAACCATCCAACGGCCCTCCTCCGCTAAGAATCACATAAAAATGCGGGCCGTTCAGAACACCTCCGGACCTCAGGGTTTGGCCATTTTCGCTTCCGAAACCAGCGTCAGCAAGGCCACCTGAATGGCTTTGTAGCCTTCGTCATCCAGCCACCATTCATTGAGGGCATGGGCATTGCCGCCTTTTCCTCCGCGTCCCAAGGTCACGGCAGGGATTCCTTTGGCAATCGGCGTATTGGAGTTGGTTGAGCCGCGGCCCACTTTAGGAGAAGCTCCAAAATAAGCGATCGAGGCCATGGCCCGCTGAATGAGGGGGACGGTTTCGGGTAATTCGCCCGAAGGGCGATCGCCGATTTTTTTGATCTCCACCGTGAGTGCCGGGCCCATGCGTTTCATGGCATTGTGTTCCTGAAGTGCCTGTTGTACCGATGCTTTTAACAGCGAATCCACTAAATTGAGGTTTTCGGGGATTTCGGAGCGCATATCCACTTCCATCCAAGACTCAAACGCAATGGAATTGACCGAAGTACCCCCGCCGATACGGCCTACGTTGTAGCTGGTACGCGCCCCTGTCCGGGTAAATTTATCGGCCGCTTTTGAAAAGTAATGAATGGCCGAGCCCAGGGCATGCTGAGGGTTAGCCAAGCCGAAGGCGCCCCACGAATGTCCGCCGGGGCCTTTGAAGGTAATGCGGTACCGATACGAACCTAAGCCCATGGTCCGTAAGTAGTCCATGCCGCCGCCGTCAATCGCGATCCACGAGTCGATGCGGGGGCTTTGGTCGGTGAATAAGTGTTTTACACCTCTCAAATCTCCAAGCCCTTCTTCGCCTACGGAGCCAATGAACAACACATCGGCTTCGGTTTCTATGTTGGCCTCTTCCAGGGCTCTCAACACCGACACGATCATGACGACGCCCTGCGTGTTGTCACCAATGCCCGGGGCAAAGAGCGTATCACCCTTTATTTTCACTTTGACGTCGGTTTCGAGTGGGAATACGGTATCTAAATGGGCATCAAATGCGACGGTCCGATTGCGTTTTTTGCCTTTTCGCAGTCCGATCACGTTGCCCACCTTATCCGTCCATACCGAATCGATCCCCGCTTCTTTGAGCATGGACGCAAACCGAATGCCCCGTTTGGTTTCCATAAACGGTGGGGCGGGAATCTCGGTCAGCATAATGAGGTCCTCCCGATTTCGTTTGTTTTGAGCAACAATGGACTGAAACGCCTTTTGGATTTGTTTGTTTTTGGCCAATTGTTCAGCTTCTTTGAGGTAAGCCGCCTCTACTTTACCATTCTTTCCGGCATCATCTTCCTGAGCGTAGGCCACCGAGAAAAGGAGCGTGAGGCCGGCAATTATTCCAAGGTGGGTCAAGGTGGGTTTTCGATTTCTCATAGGTTCTTTTTAGTGGTTATTGGCTTTTTTTGCTCATTGTACATTCAATAGTGTTAAGAAATCACGCAAAGTCGCAAAGAAGCAGCGATTTCCCAAAGAATCATATAAAAGATGGCCTTCATTCGCCTTTAAATTGCCTCCTATTACACTTTGCATCAAGAAGGTTATTGTACCAGTATTTTCAATTCATTTTCTTTGACCGTCAGCAGGCCTGCTTTGGGCAGCCGTTGAGTCATTTTTCGCCAGTTGGGTTCTTTGGCATAAATGGCTTTCAGCATCAAAGCAGCTTTTTGAATATCGCCGTTGTTGGCCAGCGTAATGGCCGTCCAATACTGCATTTCCAGGTTTCCGGGAAACATTTTCATGGCAGCTCCGTACTCCTTCATGGCGAGAGGCATGTCGTTTTTCTCCACGGCCAGGTCGCCGTTGTTCATGTGGTCATAGGCCCGCTGGACGGTCAATAATCGTTGCAATTCGGCCAGCGGCTCGGGGTGGTCATCTACCCGCAGATCTACCAGGTGATTATCATCCCACGGCTTATCCGTGGCCTCTCCTTTGACCACCAGCAGGACAGCCGATTGCTTTCCCCGAATATCCCCGCCCACCTTTTGGGCTGCTTTCAAGGCTTCCAGTACCCGCTCGGCCAGTGGCAGCTGCGCATTCGCTTCAAACGACTTGGCCATGGCGGCGGGCACGGCATCGGTCAGCATCATGTTTGATTGTACGGCATAGTTTTTTCCTTTTAAATCTCCCGCAAAGTCCACGCAGTTTTTGCCCGTAAAGTTGGCTACGTTTCCCTTCGCATCTACAATGCCAACCTGCCGCACCTCCCTGCCGGCGTCATCCGAGAGCAGAATATCCAGCGCTTCGTGAGCAGTTTTGCCCGATTTGAGCAACGCCAACCCTCTGACTCCAAACGATTTATTGGTAAATGACTGGGTAGCTACAGCCCCGACACCCGCTTCCGCCCACGAAACAGAAGTACCGACGCTGAACCAATGACTCTGCACACCGACGGCGATCTCGCCCGTTTTCTCATCGCGGGCCACGATCGAAAACGTGTGCGCCAACCCATTGTCTTTTTTAAAAAACTGGGCGTGCGTCCGTGAAAAAATGAGACCCAAAAAAACAAAAAGGAAAATGGAATTTCTCATAGTTGGAGGGTTTGATAAGGAGGCCCAATGATACGACGTTTACCCCTCTCTTCCAAACCGTTACCAACACTATTCCGCATAAAATACCGCTTAATAAAAAAAGCGCCGTTTTCTTGTCAAATGAGTTATTACCGGTATTTTTGAAAAAATAGTGTAGGCTCCATGGTTCGGCTGCGCCTCATTTTCAGGCGCACTGCCAATACCAACGGGGTGGAAAACACCATACAATCGAATAGTATACGCGTTGAAATGGTGAAATAAATGTTTCTCTCACGACGTTATCAACCGCTGATAAAGAGTATACAGTTCTGAGGGCACCGCTGTCATAAAGTGAGCCTTTTGCCCACCCGTCAACGCTGTACCTGCTAAACCTAACTTACCACGTGTTCAATTTTGTTCTGTTATGACAACTCACAAACTCTTCCTGTTACTTTTCCTTTTCGGAAGTCTATTAACCGAAGTTTGGGCACAGGAAGAACGCGGCTCCGGGATCAACAAAACCGCTCCCAAAACCGCGGTCGGCACTACCCGGGCGCTGATTGTAGGCGTGTCGCAGTATCAACACATCAATTCACTCCGCTTTGCCGGCGACGACGCCCTGGCTTTTTATAACTATCTGCTCTCTCCCGCCGGAGGCTCCGTTCCGCAGGCCAATATTGAACTTTTACTGAATGAAAAAGCTACGTTGGTACAGGTCGATCTGGCCATGGGAAAACTCCTGAACAGCGTCAAACCCAATGACCGCGTCTTTATCTACTTTTCGGGCCACGGCGATCAGGAATCAAAAACCATTGCCCAGCGCGGTTTTTTGCTCACGCACGATACCTTCAGCAGCAATTATAACTCTACGGCTTTTGCGGTACTGTATTTACAGGACTATATCGCCACCCTGGCCACCAAAAACCAGGCGCAGATATTCCTGTTTCTGGATGCGTGCCGTTCCGGAAAACTGGCCGGGAGCGAAATCGGCGGGGTGCAGCTTGCCGGTCAGCAATTGCTCAAACAGGTCGCCAACGAGGTGAAGTTTATGGCCTGCCAGGCCAATGAACTATCGCTGGAAGGGTATCAATGGGGCGGCGGCCGGGGGGTGTTCAGTTACCACCTCATTCGCGGGATGCAGGGGCTGGCCGACGCCGACGGCGATAAGACCATTACGCTGCGCGAGCTGGAACGGTACCTTGAAGACCGCGTAACGGCCGAAGCCGCTCCCAACCGCCAGAATCCGCTGTTGTTGGCGGCCGACAAATCACTGCCCCTGGTAAAGGTAGACCCCGCTACCCTCGCGGCCGTGCGTCAGAATCTGCCCCCTCCTGCCTTTGCGGCTGTGCAAGGCAAAGGATTCGTCGAAACCATTCTGGACAGCGCCCCCGATGACGTACAAAAAACCTACGCTGACTTTCACGAAGCAATTGCGCAAAAACAGTTATTGGATAGCCCCAACAGTGCCGATGGGTATTATGAAAAATTACTGGCAACGCCTTCCATCGGGGAACTTCACCCCTTTATCAAACGAGAGTTTGCGGCGGCGCTGCTCGAAGAATCCACGAAAACGTTCGGACAGCTTTTGGCCAATAAAAACCTGCCGGCAGTCAGTACCGGTTACCGAAAAAACATTCGTTATTTGGAAAAAGCCGCTCAAATTTTGGGAAAATCCCATTATTTCTATCCCAATCTGCGCGCACAGACTTTTTATTATAAAGGCCTGTTGACCGAATCCGCCAACCGTGACGAAGCCCTGCTGAATTACCGTCAGGCCATCACCGCCGACAGCACTTTTGCGCCGGCTTACAATGACGCCGGCCGATTGCTGTTTTTGAAGCAATCCTTCCGGGAAGCGCAGGAAATTTTTGAAAAAGGGCTCCAACTGGCCCCGAAATGGAGTTATCTGCACCTCAATTACGGCATGGTGTTGGTGGCCCAAAAAAAATGGACCGAAGCCGAAACGGCGTACAAAGAAGCCATCGAACTCCAACCCGATAACGCCATTGCGTTTAAGAATTACGGTAACCTCCTCGCCGGGCAAAACAAGGGATCAGATGCCGAAACGGCGTACAAAAAAGCCATCGAACTCAACCCCAACGACCCCGAAACCTACAACAACTACGGAATGCTGCTGAACGCCCAAAAACGATACAGCGAAGCCGAAACCGAGTACAAAAAAGCCATCGAACTCCAACCCGACAACGCACAGGTCTACAGTAACTACGGCATTGTACTGGCCATTCAGAACCGGCAGGCAGAAGCGGAGTTTGTTTTTCGCAAATCCATTGAGCTCAACCCCAAAGACGCACAGGCGCACTTTAACTACGGCATCCTGCTGGCCACCCAAAATCGATTGGCCGAGGCAGAGATCGCTTATAAAAAAGCCATTGAACTGGCCCCCAACGATGCCATTGCTTACAACAGTTACGGAGTATTGCTGGCGGCGCAGAATCGGTTGGCTGAAGCCGAACAGGCGTATAAAAAATACGTAGAACTCAGTCCCAACAATGCCATTGTGTACGGCAATTACGGCAATTTGCTGGCCCGTCAGGGGCGACAACGTGAGGCGGAGACCGCTTACAAAAGATCCATTGAACTGAACCCCAACGACGCCAACGTGCATAAAAGCTATGCCATTTTATTGAAAAACCTGAATCGGCCGGCGGAAGCGGAAACATCCTACAAGCGGGCCATCCAGCTCAAAACGGACGACGCCGAAGTCTATAAGAACTACGGCATGCTGCTGAATGCGCGCAATCGCCCCGAAGAAGCGGAAGCCAACTTCAAAAAAGCGATTGAGCTAAATCCCGACGACCCCTTCGTTTACAATAGTTACGGCATGTTGCTCGCCGCGCAGAGCCGTTTGGACGAGGCCGAAAACGCCTACAAAAAATCCATCGCATTGAGTGCCGCCAACGGATTGGTCTTCGGCAATTACGGAAATCTGCTGGCCCGTCAGAGTCGTTTTGAAGAGGCGGAGACCAACTATAAAAGAGCGTTGGAATTGATTCCCAATAACGCCCTGCTGTACAACAATTACGGCAATCTTTTGGATGGTCTGGGGCGCCTGCCCGAAGCGGAGGCGATCTATAAAAAAGCCATCGAAGCCAAGACCGATTATCCTCCGCCTTATTATTACATAGCACTTCTCAAAGCGCGTCAAAACCTGACCGCCGAGGCCATCGACTGGCTGGGCAAAGCCTTGGAAAAAGGCTACACCAATTTTGACAGCATCAGCAGAAATCCGGCCTTTGACCCGTTGCGGGAAACGCCCGAATTCAAGGCGTTACTCACCAAATACCGTAAGAATTGATCTCCGTATGAAAAACATTCTATTCTTTTTGCTTTTTACCGGCAGCCCCTTTCTGCTTTGTGCCCAAAAACTCCACCTTATTCTTACCTCCGATTATGAGAACAGGGAGTTCGGGATGATCAGCCTCAAAGACGAAGAAATGGTCACGACCATGTTTCGAAAAATCAGTACACAGATCGGGTACGAGCTGAGGATCGTTTACATTAACAAAAATACCAAAGAGGGATTTACGGGCAATGCCGTGCGCAATGCCGTCACCGACACCTCCATTCACACAACCGACATTGTCATTTTCTATTATTCAGGCTTTGGCATTTATCCTTCCAAAAGCACACTGCCTTCTTTGCAGTTGGATAACAGCAGTTTACTGAGCCTTAGCCGGCACACGCCGCTCTCGCTTGATGATGTGGCAGCGGCCCTTCAGGCCAGAGGGATTAAGCTGGGCATGGTCATGGCCGACTGTCGCAATACCCTTACCACACGGTATCCGATCCCGGCACGAAGAGGTACGATTGTGAGGCAGGACCGCTCGAAGGAGATTCTCAAAAAATTGTTTTTGGGCGAATCCTGCCGCATTCTGAAAATAGCCAGCGCTCAAAAAGGCAAACCGGTGCTCGCCATCTCGCGCAATTCCGTTTTTACGTATTCACTCACCGAAGCCTTTGAAGATATGCTGTATGCCAAAACGATGAAAGAAGTGAGTCTGGACAACCTGCTGCTCCGGATCAACAGGATCACCAAAGCCTTCATTCCCGAATATACCGGCTTGAGCAAGGTCCCCATCAGTTGTCGTACCGCCGCCGGCCGGCCGGCTGTCCGGGTTGTCCGATAATCCACCAAACGTATGAAGCACTTCTCTCTGACCTTGATTTTATGTCTGCTGAACGCTGCAACACTGCACGCGCAGGGATTGAACTTCAACGACTCGGCCTACCATCAGGTACCCCGAAAAAAATCAGTTGTGGTCATTTCTCCCGATGGACTGCCTCCCAAAGCCGACCTGTCCATGTACGTTCCCACGGTCATTGATCAGGGAAAACTCGGCACCTGCGTGGGGGTTTCCACGGGGTATTATATGCGTACGATCCTCGAAGCCAGGCACCTGGGCATCACCGACCGAGATTCGGTAGACGCCCTGCGCTTCTCGCCTTCCTTTTTGTATAACTCCATCAAAGATCCGTTGGATAAGAACTGCAAAAGGGGCACGGAAGTAGCCGCAGCGCTGGAATTTCTGAAAAATAAAGGCGTGGTCAGACTCGCCCAACAGCCCTATCCCGACTGCTCCCAAACAAGATCCGCTGCCTTACAGCCCGAGGCGGGCTCACGAATCATGGATTATATCCGACTGTTCGGTCTCAACGACCGGCAGGAAGATGTCATTATTTCAACCAAAAAGGCGCTGGCCGAAGGTACGCCCGTCGTCATTGCCATTCAGACCACACCGTCGCTGGATGACCTCGGTTTTTGGTATAAACTATGGATTCGCTTTTTGCGATTCTTCGGCATTGATACCGACGATGAATTTGGGCTGTGGAATCCCGCCAAATCGAAAAAATTAAGGGGTGGGCACGCCGTCTGCGTAGTGGGGTACGATGATGCCAAATTCGGCGGCGCATTTCACGTAGTCAACAGCCGGGGAGAAAACTGGGGCGATGACGGTTTTTTCTGGATTCGCTACGCCGATTACAGCAAACACGCCAAATACGCTTTTCAGGCGTACCTGCCCGCCGAACAATACACAACTGCCGCCCTTCGCTCGGGAGAAATCATTATTGAATTGGCCGGTTTACGCTCGACCCAACCGCGGTTTACGCCTTTACATTCCGACAGTTCGCTCATTACGTACGCATTACTTGATCCTCAACCCACTGATACCGAATTCAAATTTAAGATCAATGTGGATACACAAACCTATCTGTACGTACTGGGCGCGAACAGCAGCCAACGGACCGTCGACAAGCTCTTCCCCCTCGACTCCATCAGTCCCATGATCGGTGCCGACACCAAGGTGATTCTTCCGTCAGAAGAGCAGGTATATGCCCTCGATGCCACCACGGGAACCGAAAATTGGCTGTTTTTATTCTCCGACCGCGAAATAAATATCGACAGCTGCATGACCGAGATCAACGCCCGACAGGGACCCTTTACGCAAAGGGTACAGGATGTATTGAGCGACCGATTGATCAAAAAAGAACAGGTCGACTACCAAACCCGGAAGATGGGTTTTGCACTGAGAGAAAAACACGAAGGACTGATCGTGCCGCTGTTAGTGACCCTGAAACACGTAAAAAAGAGGAGTATGTAAATGAACAGGCTCCTCTTTTTGACCCTTATTTTTTGGTCATTCGTGAGGCAACCAAATACCCGACGACCAGCCCGATCACCAAGCCGATCACAACAGACATCACATCGATACCCCCACTGCTCCCTTCGGTTTCAATGACGGGTTGTGCGTAAGAAAGGGTGGTTACCAATAAAAAAAGGAACGGAAGTACACCTATTTTTTTCATAAAAAATGAGTTAAAAATATAATAGACAGTGAAAGATAAGCAAAACAGCCCATACTTATGATTCTTCTTCTTTCATTAATTCGCCGGCAGCGAGTGACCGAATCGGCAATTTGATGACAAACGCGGTTCCCTCGCCGTCTTCGGCCTCTACCTCAATCGTACCGCCGTGTCCTTTGGTAATGATATCGTAGCTGAGCGACAACCCCAGCCCCGTTCCTTCGCCCGTGGGTTTAGTGGTAAAAAAGGGCTGAAAGATTTTTTCCTTCACGCCCGCGGGGATGCCCGTCCCGTTGTCTTGGACCCGTATTTCAACCCAATCATTCAGCGCTTTGGTGCTCACCGTCACCATCGGTTGATAGGCCGACAGTACTGCCATAATATCCTCGTTCTTACCGCCGGTCTGTGCCGCTTTTGACCCAACGGCATAGAATGCGTTGTTGAATAAATTCAATAAAACGCGCCCGATATCCTGCGGCACAACTTGGACAGAAGGCAGGGTTTCATCAGCCATAAATGCGTAGCCGGCCGTAAAACCTTTGTCTTTCGCCCGCATGCCGTGGTACGAAAGGCGAAGGTATTCCTCCGCAAGTTTGTTGAGGTCGGTCACGGCTCGCTCTCCGGTGCCTGCTCTGGAATGTTCCAGCATATTTTTAACAATGCCGCTGGCCCGTTGACCGTGAAAATGGATTTTTTGAAGGTTTTGCTCAATATCGTTCAAGAGTTCGACTTCCAATTCATCCTCCGGCGCTTGTCCGTCTTTGGCTTTCAGCTTTTTATCTTCTTTGATTTCCTTCAATTCCTGCACCAGTTCAGCGCTGATGTCAGAGAAGTTATTGACAAAATTCAACGGATTCTGGATCTCGTGCGCAATGCCGGCGGTCAGCTCGCCCAAGCCGGCCAACTTCTCTTTTTGGATAAGTTGGTTCTGGGTTTCTTTCAGCGTTTGCAACGACGTTTGGAGCTGCACTTTTTGCGACTGAATGGCTTCTTTTTGTTTACGTAATAACTCATTTGCTTTGTTTTTCAGGCGATTGTTGCGGTAAAGCATTCCGGTAAAGATCAGGATAGCGGCCAGAACGCCAAACAGCACGTACAGTTTTCGTCGGCCGGCAAATTCTTTTTGGGTCGCGATCAGTTCCTGCTGAAGCAGTTGTTCCCTAAAACTCAGGTTCTGTACCTGTTTTACTTTTTCCTGATTGAACATACTGTCTTTGGCCGCCGCCGCCAATTTGAAGTAGTCAAACGCTTTACTTTTATCACGTGTTTCGTACAAAGACGCCAAAAGATGACCGGCCTCAAAAACATATTTAATATTGTTGGCACTTTGCGCAAGGGTAAGGGCCCGTTCAGCATAATATAGACAGGAGTCCAACCGTTTCATTCCCTGAAACACCTGCGCCATTTCAAAATACGTTTGACTTAACAGGCGGTTGTTATCGACCGCTTTTAAATAAGGTAAGCTAAGGCGGTAGTATTTCAGCGACTCAGGATACTCGCCCATTCGATAATGAATATTCCCCAAACTGATTAATAATGTATTTCCGGTACTGCCTTTCCGGTCTTTGACCGATTGATACGCCTGTTTGACGTAGAGCTGCGCCGAATCCGGGTTATTTTGGAGCGCATACCCGGTTCCGATATTCACCAGAGCTATCTGCACAAGATTTCGGTCATTGATCTTTTCGGCGATCGCTTTGGTCATTAAAAAATACTCGATCGCTTTCTTTGAATCTTTCTGCTCCAAATAGAGAATCCCGATATTGTTAAGGGTTTTGGCTTTTCCTTCTTCGTCGTGGATGCTTTCTGCCAACTTGAGGGCATTGAAGAGCATTTCAAGTGCTTTTCCATAATTACTCGTAATGCGCAGAATGGACCCGAGCCGATTCATATTTCTGACCTTTCCTTTGGGGAAATTTATTTTTTGGGCCAACTCCAATCCTTCCCGGGCGTGCTGCATCGCCACCCATGGTTTGGAGTACATCAGATGGTAGCTCAACTGATCCAACAAAAGCACCCGCGCCGTATCAGGCATGGCTTGAGAGAGCCGTCTTTTAAGACTATCGGCGGGCGTTTGTTGAGCAAAAACAGGGATTGCCAAAAGCACGAAACACAAAATAAGTGTTGAGGCAATCGATTTCATTCTCATAGGGATAAGAGTTCTTTGTAAACAAAGATAGAAGATTTTCCGAAACGCTCTATCTCCTGCCTCCGTGCTGAAAGTTTTATAAAAAAAACGTCGGCAAGGTTTGAAACCTTGCCGACGTTAAAAGCCCCGTCAATTTTTACCCTTACGACAGATAACTGCTGATGCTCATCACATCGGCAAACACTCCCGAGGCGGTCACTTCTGCGCCGGCACCCGGGCCTTTGACCACAAGCGGCCGTGAATTGTACCGCTCAGTGGTAAAGGAAACGATATTATCCGCTCCCGAAAGAGAATAAAACGGATGGTCGGTGTCGACGGTACGAAGCTGAAGCGTGGCCCTGCCGTTTTCGAGCGTAGCAATGTAGCGCAGCTTTTCGCCTTTCTCCGTGGCCGATTGCAGAAGTTCTGCAAAATACGCATCCGAGTTTTCCAGTTCCTGAAAGAAATCATCGACCGTGGGAGCCTGCAAACAATTGTCGGGCAAAATGGGTGCGATCTGAATGTCGCTCATTTCGAGCGCTACGCCCGTTTCTCGCGCCAGAATCAGGATCTTACGCGCCACGTCAAGCCCGCTCAGATCATCGCGCGGGTCGGGTTCGGTGTAGCCTTTGGCTTTGGCCTCCTGTACAATGTCGACAAAACGGGTGCCCGGTACGAAGCTGTTGAAAATAAACGACAGCGTTCCCGATAAGATGGCTTCAATTTTGGAAAATGTATCCCCGCTTGCCATCAGCCCCTGAATGGTATTGATGATGGGCAGGCCTGCCCCCACGTTGGTTTCGTATAAAAACTTCACGCCCTTTCGCACGGCGGTTTGCTGCAACCGGCGGTATTCGGCATAACTGCTCGAATTGGCCACTTTATTGGGCGTCACGACCGATACGCTGGCGTCGAGCAATGGATGATAATACTGAATAATGTCTTTGTCGGACGTACAGTCAATGAATACGCTGTTGGGTAAGTTGAACTCCCGAATACGCTGCACATACGCGGGCAGGCTCGTCGTCTTGCCGTTCTCTTCCAGTTCTTCTTTCCAGCGGGCCAGACTGATACCGGCGGGATTGAGCCACATTTTTTTGCTGCGGGCCAAGCCTACTACGTTGATCTTCAGCAATTTTTCTTTTGCCAAATACTCCGATTGGGCCGACAGCTGTTTCAAAAACGTACTGCCGATCAATCCCGTACCGACAAGGAATAAGTTCAGGGTTCTGACTTCCGACTGAAAAAACACGCCGTGAATGGCATTGAGGGCTTTGGAAAGATCGTTTTTCTGAATGACGACCGAGATGTTCAGCTCCGAAGAGCCCTGCGCAGTGGCAATGACGTTGATACCGTTTTTCCCCAACGCCGTAAAGAGTTTTCCTGAAACACCTGTACTGCGCCGCATGCCTTCGCCCACGATGGCGATGATGGAAACGTTTTTCTGAATTTGGATTCCGTCGCGGTCTATGTCGCCGGCGTTGATCTCGGGGGCAAAGGTTTGGTCCAGCACTTCCTTGGCGCGGTCCGCATTTTTGGGGTCAATGGCAAAACAGATGGAGTGCTCAGACGACGCCTGCGAGATCAGGATGACGCTGATCTTATGCCGCGACAAGGCCGAAAACAGCCGCGCGGATACGCCCGCTACGCCGATCAAACCGCTGCCCTGCACGTTGACCAGAGCAATATCATCAATGGAGCTGATGCCCGTGATGGCGAACGGTGTTTCGTCAGCGGTCGTATGGACGGTGGTTCCTTCGGAGGCGGTATGAAAGGTATTGAGTACTTTGATCGGAATATTCTTAACAAAGGCAGGCTGCAAACTCGGCGGATAGATCACTTTGGCTCCAAAGTGACTCAATTCCATGGCTTCTGCATAGGTGATCGTCGGAATGGTAAACGCGGTCGACACCTTGCGCGGGTCGGCGGTCATCATCCCGTCGACGTCGGTCCAAATCTCAATGACATCGGCATCCAAGGCCGCCCCAAAAATAGAGCCGGTATAGTCGGAGCCGCCCCGTCCGAGCGTGGTCGTAATACCTTCTGATGTAGCGCCGATGAAGCCCGTGATACACTGCAAGGCGTCGGTTTTGGCAAAGTGCGCTAAAATTTGCGCGTTGGTTACTTCAAAATCCACTTCGGCGTAGCCAAAATGGTCGTTGGTACGCACCAACGTACGGGCATCACAAAACTCCGCTTTGACCCCGCGCCCTTTGAGGGCTTCGGTAATGATGGTCGTGGAAAGCCGCTCTCCAAATGACATCAACAGATCGAGCGTCCGGGCCGACAATTCCCGAATCAGCGAAATCCCTTTCAGCAAATCTTCCAACTCATTGACCAACCCCCGCACCTTGGCAATGGAACTGCTCTGGTTTTTGATATCGATTAGCCCCCGAATGGCGGCAAAATGGCGTTCTTCCACGGCTTTGAGGGCATCAAAATACTCGGCATTGCCTTTGGACGCCATGCGGCCTATTTCGATCAACTTGTTGGTGACACCGCCCATGGCCGAATACACCACGGCAATACGCTCACCTTTGGCAATATTATCCTGTAAAA
Above is a window of Runella slithyformis DSM 19594 DNA encoding:
- a CDS encoding caspase family protein, producing the protein MKNILFFLLFTGSPFLLCAQKLHLILTSDYENREFGMISLKDEEMVTTMFRKISTQIGYELRIVYINKNTKEGFTGNAVRNAVTDTSIHTTDIVIFYYSGFGIYPSKSTLPSLQLDNSSLLSLSRHTPLSLDDVAAALQARGIKLGMVMADCRNTLTTRYPIPARRGTIVRQDRSKEILKKLFLGESCRILKIASAQKGKPVLAISRNSVFTYSLTEAFEDMLYAKTMKEVSLDNLLLRINRITKAFIPEYTGLSKVPISCRTAAGRPAVRVVR
- a CDS encoding C1 family peptidase — translated: MKHFSLTLILCLLNAATLHAQGLNFNDSAYHQVPRKKSVVVISPDGLPPKADLSMYVPTVIDQGKLGTCVGVSTGYYMRTILEARHLGITDRDSVDALRFSPSFLYNSIKDPLDKNCKRGTEVAAALEFLKNKGVVRLAQQPYPDCSQTRSAALQPEAGSRIMDYIRLFGLNDRQEDVIISTKKALAEGTPVVIAIQTTPSLDDLGFWYKLWIRFLRFFGIDTDDEFGLWNPAKSKKLRGGHAVCVVGYDDAKFGGAFHVVNSRGENWGDDGFFWIRYADYSKHAKYAFQAYLPAEQYTTAALRSGEIIIELAGLRSTQPRFTPLHSDSSLITYALLDPQPTDTEFKFKINVDTQTYLYVLGANSSQRTVDKLFPLDSISPMIGADTKVILPSEEQVYALDATTGTENWLFLFSDREINIDSCMTEINARQGPFTQRVQDVLSDRLIKKEQVDYQTRKMGFALREKHEGLIVPLLVTLKHVKKRSM
- a CDS encoding tetratricopeptide repeat-containing sensor histidine kinase is translated as MKSIASTLILCFVLLAIPVFAQQTPADSLKRRLSQAMPDTARVLLLDQLSYHLMYSKPWVAMQHAREGLELAQKINFPKGKVRNMNRLGSILRITSNYGKALEMLFNALKLAESIHDEEGKAKTLNNIGILYLEQKDSKKAIEYFLMTKAIAEKINDRNLVQIALVNIGTGYALQNNPDSAQLYVKQAYQSVKDRKGSTGNTLLISLGNIHYRMGEYPESLKYYRLSLPYLKAVDNNRLLSQTYFEMAQVFQGMKRLDSCLYYAERALTLAQSANNIKYVFEAGHLLASLYETRDKSKAFDYFKLAAAAKDSMFNQEKVKQVQNLSFREQLLQQELIATQKEFAGRRKLYVLFGVLAAILIFTGMLYRNNRLKNKANELLRKQKEAIQSQKVQLQTSLQTLKETQNQLIQKEKLAGLGELTAGIAHEIQNPLNFVNNFSDISAELVQELKEIKEDKKLKAKDGQAPEDELEVELLNDIEQNLQKIHFHGQRASGIVKNMLEHSRAGTGERAVTDLNKLAEEYLRLSYHGMRAKDKGFTAGYAFMADETLPSVQVVPQDIGRVLLNLFNNAFYAVGSKAAQTGGKNEDIMAVLSAYQPMVTVSTKALNDWVEIRVQDNGTGIPAGVKEKIFQPFFTTKPTGEGTGLGLSLSYDIITKGHGGTIEVEAEDGEGTAFVIKLPIRSLAAGELMKEEES